TCTTTCCACAAAAAGCGCAGACGAGTTGATGCTCCTTGACCTACTCGAAATGGTCAATATCGATAAAATATGGGAATCGACCAAAATCCGCCATGAGGCTCAGCTGCAGCAGCAAAACAAGGAAGCCCGTGAGCGGGACAACAGGCAACAGGATGCGAAACTGCTGGAACTGGAGGAAGATCTGAAAGAAGTCGCCGCAGCCTACCTGGGCAAAATGGGGCGGACTCTGATCGATAAGGAACTTGCGGACTGCGGCGGCAGAAGGGGCCTGCTTGATGCAGATCAGGTGGCAAAGTTCCTGGCAGGGGTGGAAAAATCATCGAAGCTGCTTACCAGTCTTTCCAAGTTGAAGGAGATGACCGATCTTTTGCGGAAGGAAATCAGCCGTCTTTCCATTTAATGTGACGTTTTGCAGGAGGAGCAGCAATGGATTTATTTTCTAATGTCAGTACCATTTCACTGATCCAGACCGTTTTCTGGTTTCTGGCAGGCATCATCAGTTTTTACTTCAGTATCGGCAACGCCCGCATCTGGACCAGCATTTCCCTTGGGTTTTTTCTGATCTTCATCAGTCAGGCATACATGCTCGCCCCTTGGAGTGATTATCCTCGGCTGGCTGCCATTCATTATATAATCGGCACCGTCTCCATAATGGTCATGACCCATGGCTTTCAGGAATACTATGTTTTCAGCCGGACGCTGGAGGTGGGGGGGAGCAAGGCCATGGTATACTTGACCTGTCTGGCCGTCATCCTGCTTTCGGCCGCATTCGTCTTTATAAACCCGGAACCCACCTACAACATTCTGCGTAACATACGCATGATCGAAAATGCCAACTGGGTCTTTCTCTCTCTCATAAATATCGACATGATCAGAAAGATATATCTGCAGGTTCGGGACTCCGTCATAGCCAACGGCTTTATTGCCTTCGGCATCGTCTTTGTCTGCATTTTTCTCTGGAAAGGATCGGAGCTTTACCTGCAGGTGTTCTGCTGGGATAATGACTGGCACCTGTTCATGCAAAGCATCGGTGCCTATCACAACATAGACTATCCGGGTCGAGTCAACTTCTCGTTACTGGTTAACCAGGCTGCAGGCCTTCTATCGGGTCTTTCTGTGGGAGGAACCTTCATCTATCTGCTAAGGCTGTTGCGCTGATAACGTTTCTGCAATTGGCTTTCCTCGGAAAAGCGTCATTATCGGCGCTTTTCTTTTTCATATGCAGACCGCCTGTCCTTGACCTCTCACTTCATATCAGTTATCTTATCAACCTCAACGGAGCTATTTATGAGCCGTCCCAGCTGGGATGAATATTTTATGGGGATTACCCACCTGGTTGCCAAAAGATCGACCTGTCTGCGCCGTCAGGTTGGGGCCATTATCGTCAAAGACAAGAACATTCTGGCAACCGGTTATAATGGAGCTCCGTCAGGTGTTTCACATTGTTTGGACGTGGGGTGTTTGCGGGAGAAGCTAGGTATTCCGTCCGGGGAACGCCACGAGCTTTGCCGGGGCCTGCACGCCGAGCAGAATGCCATAATACAGGCGGCAAAGCACGGCACTGGTATCGAAGGGTCAACTTTGTACTGCACGACCATGCCATGTATCATCTGCTCCAAGATGATCATCAATGCCGGGATCAAGCGGATTGTCTTCGAAATGGGATACCCTGACCAGCTGGCCGAAGAAATGATCAGGGAGTCGGGGATCATCGTGGACAGCTTTCAGAAAAGGGACTCTGAGCAGGAGGAACGATGAAGTGTCCATTTTGTGCCTTTGCCGACAGCAAGGTGGTCGATTCCCGTCCTGATAAGGAAGGTTCGACAATCCGCAGAAGGCGGGAATGCGAATCGTGCAGCAAAAGGTTTACGACCCATGAACGGGTAGAAGAGATACTTCCGCTGGTGATCAAGAAGGATGGCCGCCGCGAGCCGTTCGACAGGATGAAGCTGGTGGCCGGCGTCATGAAGGCATGCGAGAAGAGACCGGTGTCGGTGGAAACAATCGAGCGGCTCATTGACCGCCTTGAAGTACAGATGCAGGAGAGCGGAGAAAAGGAAATTCCCAGCAAATCCCTGGGGGAATGGGTGATGACGGAACTTCATGCAATCGATCAGGTAGCCTATGTGCGTTTTGCCTCGGTCTATCGCTCCTTCAAGGACATAACCGAATTCATGTCCGAATTGCAGGAACTGTTGAAGAAGTGACGGACTTTGCCGAAAACATGATGAAACGTGCCGTGTCCCTGGCGCGGAAAGGTGTGGGAAAAACCGCACCCAATCCGGCTGTGGGCTGTGTAATCGTCAAGGATGGCGCAATAGTAGGTGAGGGGTGGCATAGGAAGGCAGGTACACCCCATGCCGAAATTCATGCCTTGAGGCAGGCAGGGGCTTTGGCAGAAGGTGCCGATGTCTTTGTCACGCTTGAGCCTTGCTCCCACTTCGGCAAGACCCCGCCGTGCGCCGACGCCCTTATCGCCGCCAAGGTTGCCCGCGTTTATGTGGGTATGGTCGATCCGAACCCGAGGGTTTGCGGCAAGGGAATTTCAAAGCTGCGTGCTGCCGGTATTCAGGTGGAGGCGCCGCTGTTGGAAGAAAAATGCCGCGCCCTTAACGAACCCTTCATCAAGCATGTGACTACCGGACTTCCCTTTGTCATTTTGAAAACCGCCATGACCATGGATGGGAAGATTGCCACTGCCGGGATGGACTCAAAATGGGTAACGTCTGAAAAGTCACGACGATATGTTCATAAACTTCGATCAGAACTTGATGTTATCATGGTGGGTGTGGGAACCATCATCAAAGATGATCCTCTTCTGACTTCCAGGATCCCAGGCGGCAGAAATCCCCTTCGGGTTGTTGTCGATTCAAAGCTGAGAATTCCTCCGGACGCTCATGTTTTGCATTGCGATTCCACTGCAAAGACTGTCGTTGCCACCATCTCTTCAGATGAGGCACAGGTCTCCCGCTTGGCAGGTTTGGGCGCTGAAGTGCTTTCTTGCGGCGAAGATGGCGATCGGGTCGACCTGTGCTGCCTGATGGCGAAGCTGGGAAAACGAGGGGTGCAGTCAGTCCTTTTGGAGGGAGGGGCTGAACTGGCCGGCGAGGCACTCCGCAAGGGCATCATTGATAAGTGCATGTTCTTTTATGCCCCCAAACTGGTTGCCGGCGACGGGCTCGGGCCATTTGCAGGCAATGGGGCAGGTAAAATGGCTGATGCGCTCAAGCTTCAATGGGTGACCGTGACGAAAATCGGTGTCGATATCCTGGTGCAGGGGTATCCGGAGAAGATATGTTTACAGGGTTGATTGAAGAGATCGGTACGGTTGCAGGGATGGAGATGAAAAGCAATGCGGGTATCTTGAGCGTTTCCGCCGCATTTCCATCTGACCGGATCGCCATAGGCGATTCTATCGCTGTAAATGGAGCTTGTCTGACGGTCGTCGGCAAAGGAGCCGGCACCTTTTCCTTTGATGTTTCGCCGGAAACAGTTAACAGAACCTCTCTAAAGGAACTGAAAAAAGGGACGCCGGTAAACCTGGAACGTGCTCTTGCCGTTTCGGGACGGCTTGACGGCCACCTGGTTTCAGGCCACGTGGATTGTCTGGCCGTGGTCCGTGATCGACGCACTGTTTCGGGCAACACCGTCTTTTTCTTCCGCATGCCGGCAGAATATCTCAGATATGTGGCGGCAAAAGGCTCCATTGCCATCGATGGCGTAAGTCTGACCGTAAATACCGTCGATGATGACGGTTTTTCAGTGAACATCATTCCCCATACCCTCGCAAAGACCACTCTTGCTGGGAAAAAGGCCGGCGATGTTGTCAATATAGAAACGGACATACTGGCTAAATATGTGGAACGGCTGTTGAGGCATCGCGACAGGGGGGACAGCACTGGCATCACATTGGAACTGCTTGCAAAAAGCGGCTTTATGTGACATAAGGTTATGCTGTCCGATATAATGTCGTTTTATTACTTTGAAAGAAGGAAGGTTTGGTTATGACCGTAGCAAAGATAGAGGATGCCATCGAGGATATCAGGCAGGGAAAGATGGTTATTCTGGTTGACGATGAAGACCGGGAAAATGAAGGTGACTTGACCATGGCGGCTGAAAAGGTCACGCCTGAAGCTATCAACTTCATGGCCAAATACGGCCGTGGCTTGATCTGCCTGACCCTGACCGGGGACAAATGCGATCAGCTAAATCTACCGCCCATGGTTTCCACCAATACCTCCTCATTCGGCACAGCCTTCACTGTCTCCATAGAGGCGAAGAA
This region of Geotalea daltonii FRC-32 genomic DNA includes:
- a CDS encoding deoxycytidylate deaminase; the protein is MSRPSWDEYFMGITHLVAKRSTCLRRQVGAIIVKDKNILATGYNGAPSGVSHCLDVGCLREKLGIPSGERHELCRGLHAEQNAIIQAAKHGTGIEGSTLYCTTMPCIICSKMIINAGIKRIVFEMGYPDQLAEEMIRESGIIVDSFQKRDSEQEER
- the nrdR gene encoding transcriptional regulator NrdR codes for the protein MKCPFCAFADSKVVDSRPDKEGSTIRRRRECESCSKRFTTHERVEEILPLVIKKDGRREPFDRMKLVAGVMKACEKRPVSVETIERLIDRLEVQMQESGEKEIPSKSLGEWVMTELHAIDQVAYVRFASVYRSFKDITEFMSELQELLKK
- a CDS encoding riboflavin synthase, with the protein product MFTGLIEEIGTVAGMEMKSNAGILSVSAAFPSDRIAIGDSIAVNGACLTVVGKGAGTFSFDVSPETVNRTSLKELKKGTPVNLERALAVSGRLDGHLVSGHVDCLAVVRDRRTVSGNTVFFFRMPAEYLRYVAAKGSIAIDGVSLTVNTVDDDGFSVNIIPHTLAKTTLAGKKAGDVVNIETDILAKYVERLLRHRDRGDSTGITLELLAKSGFM
- the ribD gene encoding bifunctional diaminohydroxyphosphoribosylaminopyrimidine deaminase/5-amino-6-(5-phosphoribosylamino)uracil reductase RibD is translated as MTDFAENMMKRAVSLARKGVGKTAPNPAVGCVIVKDGAIVGEGWHRKAGTPHAEIHALRQAGALAEGADVFVTLEPCSHFGKTPPCADALIAAKVARVYVGMVDPNPRVCGKGISKLRAAGIQVEAPLLEEKCRALNEPFIKHVTTGLPFVILKTAMTMDGKIATAGMDSKWVTSEKSRRYVHKLRSELDVIMVGVGTIIKDDPLLTSRIPGGRNPLRVVVDSKLRIPPDAHVLHCDSTAKTVVATISSDEAQVSRLAGLGAEVLSCGEDGDRVDLCCLMAKLGKRGVQSVLLEGGAELAGEALRKGIIDKCMFFYAPKLVAGDGLGPFAGNGAGKMADALKLQWVTVTKIGVDILVQGYPEKICLQG